One segment of Dendropsophus ebraccatus isolate aDenEbr1 unplaced genomic scaffold, aDenEbr1.pat pat_scaffold_443_ctg1, whole genome shotgun sequence DNA contains the following:
- the AGPAT3 gene encoding 1-acyl-sn-glycerol-3-phosphate acyltransferase gamma: protein MGFWGFLKTQFVVHLLIGFVFVISGLIINFLQLCTLPLWSYNKQLYRRINCRLSYSLWSQLVMLLEWWSGTQCTLFTDQETVNHFGKEHVIIILNHNFEIDFLCGWTMCERFGVLGSSKVLAKKELLMVPLIGWTWYFLEIVFCKRKWEEDRDTVMHGLQNLRDYPEYMWFLLYCEGTRFTETKHKISMEVADKKGLARLKHHLLPRTKGFTTAVQCLRGTVSAVYDVTLNFRGNKNPSLLGILYGKQYEADMCVRRFPVEEIPEDEKEAAAWLHKLYQEKDALQERYIQEGTFPGAQIVPPRRPWTLLNFLFWATLLLSPLISFAIGIFASGSPLLILSFMGFMWTASFAVRRLIGVTEIERGSSYGNSAVKKTD from the exons ATGGGGTTCTGGGGGTTCCTGAAGACTCAGTTTGTGGTCCACCTTCTGATTGGATTTGTCTTTGTAATAAGCGGCCTGATCATCAACTTCCTGCAGCTCTGCACCCTCCCGCTATGGAGCTACAACAAGCAGCTGTACCGCAGGATCAATTGCCGCCTGTCCTACTCGCTGTGGAGCC agctggtgatgctgctggaGTGGTGGTCCGGCACACAGTGCACCCTTTTTACTGACCAGGAGACTGTCAATCACTTTGGGAAGGAGCACGTCATCATCATCCTCAATCACAACTTTGAGATCGACTTCCTGTGCGGCTGGACCATGTGTGAACGTTTTGGAGTCTTAGGG AGCTCAAAAGTTCTTGCAAAGAAGGAGCTTCTGATGGTGCCGCTGATCGGCTGGACGTGGTACTTCTTGGAAATAGTTTTCTGTAAACGCAAGTGGGAAGAAGATCGGGACACAGTCATGCATGGACTGCAGAACCTGCGGGATTACCCAGAGTACATGTGG TTCTTGCTGTACTGTGAAGGAACAAGATTTACTGAAACGAAACATAAGATCAGTATGGAAGTGGCAGATAAAAAGGGTCTGGCTCGGCTCAAACATCATCTTCTTCCACGGACCAAAGGCTTTACCACGGCGGTGCAGTGCCTCCGCGGGACAG TCTCTGCTGTGTACGACGTGACCCTGAATTTCCGTGGAAACAAGAATCCTTCTCTACTGGGAATATTGTATGGGAAACAATATGAAGCGGACATGTGTGTTAG ACGCTTCCCTGTGGAGGAGATCCCAGAAGACGAGAAGGAGGCGGCGGCCTGGCTGCACAAACTCTACCAAGAGAAG GATGCGTTACAGGAGAGGTACATCCAGGAGGGCACCTTTCCTGGTGCTCAGATAGTGCCCCCCCGCCGACCATGGACCCTGCTGAACTTTTTGTTCTGGGCCACACTTCTTCTCTCACCACTAATCTCATTTGCGATTGGCATCTTTGCCAGTGGTTCCCCGCTGCTCATCTTGTCGTTCATGGGCTTCATGTGGACAG CCTCCTTTGCCGTACGGCGCCTGATCGGTGTGACGGAGATTGAGCGAGGCTCTAGTTACGGTAACAGCGCAGTGAAGAAAACAGATTAG